In Etheostoma cragini isolate CJK2018 chromosome 19, CSU_Ecrag_1.0, whole genome shotgun sequence, the genomic window TGAAAAATCTGGACGCTTGCCGACGTGGAGACACGCCCTCGATTTAACGAAAAGaggtcagtcagtctgtcagtgCCACAGTGTAGTTTTTAATAACAGGTGGCCAATCTGAACTGTTACATTGCAGAAATTTCagagatatatttttttaattttgtgtgctCTCAGTGTACAGGCAGGAATGCACACACGGCAGGAAGAGTCCATGTCATCAATTTTGCATAACGTATTAACATTTTTCACGTGTTTTGGAAAGATGCCCTTGTCTGTAATACCTATCGTCTTGCtggacttttttcaataaaagccTTCTATAAATAATTCCAAAATATTTAGACGATTTCGCACTAGGCTTGGATGGTTATGAAAAGGGTGAAAAAGCTGCACTGTAAACAAGGAATGAACTTGTCACTTGTTATTATAAGGGAAATGTTCCTGCGCTAGCTATGTTTCAGCCACTTGTTGATATGGCCACTTTTTGCAGCGCAGGTATCAGACGGGACAGAGAAACTATAAATGACGTAACTCATCACACCCGCCATGGACCAAACTATTTAGAAGAAgtttccctttcatttttcGTTTTCTATACAAAACTACACTTGAATTGTCCTGACATGATGAATGACGGCAGCAGAACGTACTAGACCCAGTATACAGTCAGCTCAGGCAACAAGACTGGGCGTAATATCGAGTTAAATCCTCCTGCCATCTCCGGGACAGCGCTCGTAAAGTTAGTTAAAGGAACGCTATCAAAGGACCGGAAGCACATACTTTTTGCATTCATAATAAAACTTCAGACACGCTCCAATCTCTTTTTGTTCTTGCTCATTAGTAAGACAATTTATGACTTTGAAAGTCCCTACCGGAAGTACATTTATGTGCCTTTGCTAGCTTGGAAGCATTCCAGACATCCTATCCGGGAATATCGAAAGAGGCTAAATAAACACCGGACAAAACTTGCTCAAACTCAGCCAGGACTGAGTGTTATAAAATTCCATGTAAGTCAGAAtgaaatctacaaaaaaacattctaccTTGCTCTTAATAGACGGTATGGTGAAGTCAGGACCTGCTCCTCGCTGTCAGTGCTGTCACCACCACGGGGTTGAGCTCCGGCCGAAGCACTGTCCCCGGGGTGGCTGCCAGCCGGTCGAGGCACAGCCTCTCCTCCGCCACCTGATTGGTCGGCTGTGCATGGGCTTCTGGTTAACTACACGTCAATATTTTCATCCAGGGGCCACAGCACAAGACTGAGGACACATCTCATTGTCCAACTATAGACAGTATTCTATGCGTTCAACCCTAACTAGCAGGAGCAACTTTCACAAGTTGGGACCAGAGGGCGTTCAGCATAGACACTAATTGCTGCAGCACTAATATAAAGAGGTCTATGCTATTCTTAATACATATTTCTTATCCATGTTCTATTGTTCTATTTGccatttgccatttttttctcttttaaaatgtattttgaatttattctgcacatgtatttatttgtttatgtatttccCATATTCACAATAATTATCATATAGTTATGCATTCTCTCTCAATAACTTATTTTACCCAATGCTGAGGTAAAACCTTTAGGTAATCTTAATTACTGGTAAGCATTGTATTGTGTTACTTCTACTCTTTCCCTTCTTTAcctgtttgttttaaacactatattattgtattttccCAATCATCCTTATCCATTATTGAATTCGAATTTCAATTAACCAACAACTACTGAATTGCTTTGGGTCTGGataaaaacttgttttataGATAATTATGCATAAAGTTGTCAAAttgtgaaaactaaaaaaagctcaagaacatttatttgataacaAACTCcgttttgtttacttttactaATTTTACATGTGTAATTGTAACAATCATGATAGTTGTATATATGACCAAAAAAGAAGCTTTAGGTCAACTTTAGGCCCTCAAGAAgctaaaaaggaagaaaagccACAGATATGCAGTGGGCTGTAAAATAAAGgttgatttattaaaataaagaatggGTGCAGCCAGATATAATAATGATTACGTCTATGGGTGCGGCAGCCACCAGGGGCGCTAATTCTCACTATTCATCTTATCTTCGGTCTGTCAGGCCACCGGAAGTGACCTGTCAAAAAACGGAAAAGACTACCGGATTTTCAAGCTAGGTAgccaaaaaataacaacagaggATCATTGTTTAGCTACCTGCATGAACACCTTAAACAGTTACATTTAAAGACAGGAATCTCTGTGTATGCCAGGTAagctaaataaatgaatacaggTATGCTGTGTAAGTTTTGTAACTGTAACGTTACCTTTCTTTGTGACTTCAGCTTGCTTGCTATGCTGAGTTGGCCAGCTAGttttaacgttaacgttagcaaacGTTAGCTTTTACCTCAGTTCTAATGTCTAACTAAACGTATATGGCAAAGTGAAGCGTAAGGTTAAGCGATTTTAAGGGAATTTTGTGTATGGCTGTTAGCATTATTTTTAACGTGACTCAAGCTAACAATGCAGCAACAATAAAACAGGCTAGCTTGTTTGtctttaatggcatttcttctTATCGCACTTTGTCCTCTTCTGTCAAACAGCAGTTGCTTTTATTGCATTGTGTTAGCCACTATCAGCTGGTAACTAACgttaattaaatatttcataaGTTCGTTTCAGATCAGCTACGATAGAACTTGTGAAATACGAGCATATAACTTTAATGTATCAAAGGAAGATGAAGCGCACTAATTACTCTACACGTTACTACTCCTATATAAATGTAGGCTAGCAAATTGATTATCGCATCACTATTTAAGGGGCTCCATGTAAAGCATCAAGCGAGTATCCATGTGTTGTTTCTGTGGGAAGACAACTAGACATTACCCTCCCTTTTATCAGTTCAAATCAGCTGTGACGTTTTGTGATGCACCACATAAGATCCCTCCCTGAAACCACAGTCTTGTAttgtcctctcctctctggaAAAGAGGAAGGGATGTAATATAGCAGAGAAAAATTCCTACTTGAGCCTTATCTTTGTGCTGGAGGTAAAAGCATCATAACTTGCTAATATGGCTTTGAACAGAAGACATTCGTATACCCCCCGGGTGAGTAACATGGAcacttaatatttaataatatctAATTTAGTACATCAGTGTTAATTTTGATTGAGACACTTAATCAGTAGAAATCATTACATTATAATGGCTAAACCGATAAAAAGGTAAAGGTTTGTGGCACTCACCATCCAGTTGATGCTAGGTTCACTGGTCACAAAATGGGTCCTCACACGAGAAGAATTTGGGTAACTCAGATATCCTGTGGAGAAAATGAAGTTTCTGTCCTTTATAGTTAAGATTTGTTCCCGTTAATCTCGATTAATATTTATTCTAGAGGTTTCTGGAAAACTCTGCTTCTATCAGAAGGCTTTAAAGAAGTTTTTCTATCCAGTTTTTTGCCCTGTGGTTTAGAACTGTGAGGCAGTGTCCCTACAGCTCCATAAAAGGTTTAGTGCAGTCCTAGTTTGTCTTGAATAAGCATCTTTGTCTGAGCAAGGCAGGGATATGACTTGTTTATTAGGAAGTCAGGACATATGACTGAGTGCATGAGCGTGTTGCTATGCTTCCTGGCCTTAGGCCTTAATcactgaatattttaaatttctaaGATTACTTTTAATAACTGGAGCAGGGAGAATTATGGGTCATTGTTGTTGCACATAAAACTGTTGTTCCGCTCTTTCGCAGGTCTGGTGTATagtattaaacattttttgttatacAGAGTAAGCTACATCAATTTGACCAAGATTAAGATACAATAAATTCTCTTGTATGTAATGACCTCACCttccctcttccctctctctctacttcTCCCACCTTACCCCTCATTCCCATTGGCAACCAACCTTCCGATCCTCCAGCTGACCAGCCCACTGATCAGCAAAATGAGCAGCACAGGAACAGTGGAGAGTGGTAAACCTCCAAAGGTAGGTCACTtttcaaaacagacaaaagaaagtaacaaatgtttggaaataaacaaattaCTAGTGTGCACAAAGACTTACAGTCTTATCCTATTGTCTCTGCTTCTCCTCTCCTAGATTGGCTCCACCGTGGAGGTGATAGGGAAGGGTCAGCGTGGAACTGTTGCCTATATCGGTGCCACCCTCTTTGCCTCTGGAAAATGGGTGGGCGTCATACTGGATGAGGCCAAAGGCAAGAACGATGGCACCGTGCAGGGAAAACGCTACTTCACCTGTGAGGAAAATCACGGGATATTTGTCAGACAGTCCCAGGTCAGTGACAAAAAAACCGGTTGTGATGTAAGGATGCATGTATACTTGAATTAGTATGAAAAGTGTCAATGGTTCTCTtggttggtgttgttgtttgagGAACCTTTTTTCTGAATTCATGACTACATATAAACATTTGTTTCTGCTCCCATTTCATGTCTGTGTTGCCCTGATCACCATCTATGTTTCTCTGTCGCTCTGTACAGCTTCTTGTGGTGGAAAACGGCTCCGGTGCAACCTCACCAGATACTCCTGAGTCAGGCATTGCGAAGATACCCAGGCACAAAGGTGAGTGTGAACCCCAGCTGTGTTTTGAAATTCATACTTGTGTACCTTAAGTACCTCCAAGTTAATAATAACAGTACataataattcttaatttcttttctcCAGACATTCCTGAGACTCCCAGAACAACCAAGCAGGTAGGCAACCTTGAAAAGCACTTTAATCAGTTTAGTAAACTTGTGTTGTTTCTATTGACTTGGCTTTGAACATGGCTCCTTTGGATCTTTGTATGTTGTGTTGATTTAAGAAAGATGTCCATTCATACAGTTATTTACTCACACTTTAATTCATGTCTTGCCCTTTCCAGAGCAGTTAGGTTGGTTTAAATGTGTTAACCAAGATGAATCAGACTTCTTTGCCAGGCTAGAGgtgctttgtttcatttttgccTCTCAGACTTTTGGTTGACTtctcaatttttgtttttctgaaaaccTTTTGCAGACACCTGTGAACATTAAGAAGGTagacatatttaaattaaacacatttgcttTTGCCTTGGTTGTTTTTAATCACACTAATGCGGCAACTCgtcttttgtatttatttgattcTTTTACGTGTTGAATTTTGCACGGGACATCTCTTGTCGTTGATAGATTCCATTCATACTGTATTTTCTCTTGCTTTTCTTTGGCCGCACTCGGTTTTGTACACCAGATCCGTTTCCTCattgcatttgatttttttgttctggTAAAGGCATCCAGCACAAACATGATGTGAAATTGCGCCCGTTGTAAGGCGCAAAGTATATCATAATTGTGTATCACATTGAGTTGTATTATGGTGTCTTTGTCATTCGTTTTGGTACCACAATTCAGTGATATTTTTGCCACTGTTTTAACACCATTGCATGAGTTCACATTTTATTCTGCTCCTATGGTTCGAGTCATCCAGAAGAACTATTCTTTAAGATGGTTTTAAAATGGTGCATGCAGCTGTCACAACTATGATCTAACAGTGGGTATGCTTCTTATGTGCTGCTAATCTCCTGTCTTGcttcacctgtgtgtgtgcgtgcgtgcgtgcgtgtgtgtgtaatggaaTGTTCCTATCCCTCCTTCTTTCTGCTACTCACCTCCTCCAGTCCTCTACCCGCCGCTCTGCCAAGGTGAGCTTGTCTACAGCAGACGGGTGAAAACAGCAGTTGATtcttaagttttattttattgttccaACTTTTTTGTGGGTGCTTTGCAAGTTAAATCAAGGGCACagcttcaaatgtttaaaattattcaaaggcctttcatttttgtgttgtatgaTAAGTTCAACCTTTGTCTGATAATTGtttgattagattttttatttttaaaccttttctaAAAATGCTAGTGGTACTTCTTTGCACTTGTACAAATGTTGTATACAGTGGgagcataaaaaaaaaggatgtttgtATAACCGACTTTCTAATTATGTATACAAGTAAAAAGCGGTTTCATTTGCTGCTGTCAAGCTAACTTTGCAGCTGAGTTTTACAAATAACCCTTGAGTCCTAACACAGTCTCTATAATCACACTGTGGCAGTGGACTACTCCAAGTCGTCTTTCGCCTGCcatctccctcccctccctcttgGTACGTTCCTCCGGACGCTCCAACCTGCCGCGCATGGTATGCTCTGTCATATCAGGGTAACTCACCTGTTACTTGACTGGGAGTGGGGATTTGTTGTCCTTTGGTGCACAGGTGCAGCGCTCTACCAGATAAATCAACTCAAAGTGGTGTCTGTGTGAACTTAAACATCTCTTGTGAGGGACACTGGGAGGTGAAAAGGTTTTGGAAGATTATTGTATTTTAGCCAATAAGCTATCATGAAACCAGCGGCACAGCATGTAACACTGGATGTTCACTCTTCTACTAGGTTCCTCAAAGTTGTGTGGGAGAAGCTCTTGGCTTATTTACTGACAttcaaatacatacacattactTCCTCGTCTTCCTCCATTTCATTCCTCATCTTCTCCCTCTAGCAACTCTCTAACATATACCTGCCCTGGTCAACAGGCGTCTCGTGAGAGCCTGTCCCATCTGTCGGGTGATGTGAGTGAAGTGGCCCTGTCCCCCCATCAGGGTGCACTGGGGGCTCCTGTTATTCCTCAGCCTGGCGGGTCGCCTGCAGCAGTGGCAGTACTGGTCCCGCCTACTCCAAGCAAGGTGGGTCACTGACAATAAGAAGAGACAATTTTAGTGTCTGcataactaaaaaaacatgctcattcaatatgtaatacatttcatttttttcatatggAATTCATGACAATATCAACAGTACAGTAGATCAACATTtgctcttttaaaaatgtattcattttttctgTGCTCTGTCTGTTTGTCACATCTCCATAATTTTGTTGCTATTTTTCCATTGTATCTGATATGTTTGTCCCATCACATCCATGTTTTCGTTGTTTGACCAGGTGGAACCTGTTATTTCCAAGCAGGTAGAGTTTTCTAATGACTACATGCATGCTGATGATACCTAGCATGACGTTACTAACTAACTCATCGGATGACTCCCGGAAAACTTTCCTCACTTACTTAAGTTTTGTAATGTCATCCAAATGAATTATGATGCATGATTTAACTTTCTCAGGCACCCAATTCCATCATTGTGTTTGGAGGCAATGGATCAATGTTTCTCCATAGTTCTTTAATGTTAGGTTCCTGGTGAGGCAGTGAATTCAGAAGTTAAAGTTAGTTAAAACTACTTACAGTGTGTCATTTTACAACAACACTGGCGGCATGTCCACATACTGCAAGCCTTCTGTGGTTGCGCTtagcccccacccctccttcacgcagttgctagtagcaaaGAAAGTCACGgaggataaaaataaaacggtggactcttcagaagaggtcattatcctCACTCAAGTTTTTGTGCGCAAAAGTTGCCTgatgacacaatcttctgaacataaccatactgagagatacagagagagctgtgtggagctgattcttttgctttgtagcaactcatttgacaATGGCTTCAATGtaatggacgttcattaatataaaaaatgtgcgcactaaagctttaattgaGGATCTTATTGGCAAATTAATTTGGGGCAGTATCTATGATCTTGTTCTGGGTTTTTGGTAGTGGTTcttgataaatgttttttgtttctttactgTCTTAAAATAAAGTCTTGGGACATAAATGAAGTCCAGTTAATAAtattatactactatactataggCAGCAGATTTAAACTCTCCTTtgctcctcccctccccccacccatCCTCAGGAGGAGGAATCAATGCGAGCTCAGGTCAAGGACCTGGAGGAGAAGCTCGAAACACTGAAGATGAAACGGACAGAGGACAAGGCCAAGCTGAAGGAGCTCGAGAAATACAAGATTCAGCTGGAGCAGCTTCAGGAGTGGAAGACCAAAATGCAAGAGCAGCAGGCTGATCTGCAGAAACAACTGAAAGAGGCCAAGAAGGTACACAGGAAAATAAAGTACTAACAATGTGTCTAAATACTGAATTACACCATTATCgatatttacaataaattgcAACAAAGATTAAATTAATGCTAATTTTTAGGACGTGAAATGGTTGATATGTCTAAGACAGGAGAATTTAAAGAAGCAGCTCCACTCTCATCATACAAGATTTTCtagagttttattttgtacctCCTCCTCCCAGGAAGCCCGTGAGGCACAGGAGGCCAAGGACCGCTACATGGAAGAGATGTCTGACACGGCAGATGCCATAGAGATGGCCACACTGGACAAAGAGATGGCTGAAGAGCGGGCCGAGTCACTGCAAGTGGAGGTGGACACGCTGAAAGAGAAGACTGAGGAGCTCTCCATGGACCTGGAGATCCTTAGACATGAGATTTCAGAGAAAGGTGTGTACACTTTTCACTAATCCGCAAAGGCCTTATATCTgtgtctctcctttctttctacTTTATTAATGACCTGCTTTCCCTGACTGTgtggccttttctttttcttctgcaggCTCAGATGGAGCCGCTTCTAGTTACCATGTCAAACAGCTGGAGGAGCAGAATGGCAGACTAAAGGAGGCACTTGTTCGGTCAGtcaaatgtcattaaaagctTGATTAAAGTATAAATAGATCAATATAATTGGTCCTAAAAAAGGGTCCATGAGTACAAGGCATGAAATGGGCATTTGgcagttttagttgtcaacattTTGGTCTGAACCCAATAattttgattttcctttttcctcctcagTATGCGTGACCTGTCTACTTCGGAGAAGCAGGAGCATGTAAAGCTGCAGAAGcagatggagaagaagaactCTGAGCTGGAGACTCTGAGAACTCAGAAGGAAAAACTGCAGGAGGATATCAAGCAAGCAGAGGCCACTATTGATGAACTAAAGGAACAGGTAAAGTCAAGAAAAGAGCAGGGAAAAGGTTTTTACGAGTCTCTGATGATGCTTTCTGGAGGTTGCACATGAATATGGGGAATATAAAAGAAACCAAGTAAAATACTGTTATTAACAGAACAGGTTCAGGCTGAGctatatttaaaagaaacaaggaCTGTTGTTTGTTACCAGGTGGATGCTGCTCTGGGGTCAGAGGAGATGGTGGAGACCCTCACAGAGAGGAACCTTGACCTGGAGGAGAAAGTCAGAGAGCTGAGAGAAACCGTCACCGATTTGGTCagtataaatttaatttattattccTGTCTTCAGTATTAAAGTATAACAATGCAACACTACAAACTATGCAAGTATTCACAATTAGATTCTCATTTTAAGGTAAATTTGCAGCTACATAATGGTATAAGTAACCAGAAAATGAGTACAAAAGTTGAAATGACGTAGAATGAGCTAAAAAGTAATGCATTTATGACTGAATGTATTTCCTGGAACAATAGGAGGCCATTAATGAGATGAACGATGAGCTCCAGGAGAATGGCCGGGAGACGGAAATGGAACTGAGGGAGCAGGTGGACCTGAGCGCAGCGAAGGTCAGGGAGGCTGAAAAAAGGGTGGAGGCTGCCCAGGAGACTGTAGCAGATTACCAGCAGACCATCCGCAAATACAGAGACCTCACCACCAGCCTACAGGTGGGTGGAGAGGGGGAAATCATACGACTTAGTTGATAGGAATTTACCTGCTGTATGATAAAGGAGGAAGCCTACAGGGTGGATGCTCTGACACTGTATGTGCTTTTCTCCTGTGCACCAGGAGGCCAACAGAGAGCTGATCAGCCAGCAGAATGCAAATGTTGAACAAGTTCAACAACCGCCTGCTGAACTATTTGACTTCAAGATTAAGTTTGCAGAGACTAAGGCTTATGCCAAGGTAGGAAATGTTCATGTGTTATCGTGCCAAGAATGATGAGATTACACCTTTAACAACATGTGCTTATTATCTGTGTTCCTAGGCCATTGAGATGGAGCTGAGGAAAATGGAAGTGGCTCAGTCAAACAGACAGGTAGCCCTCCTCACCTCCTTCATGCCGGACTCCTTCCTCCGTCATGGTGGAGATCACGATTGTATTCTGGTCCTTCTGCTCATCCCGAGGCTTATCTGCAAGGTATGTGGACAAATGAGTACAATTCGGATCACTATGAACTTATTTTGCTGTGCCTAGTTTGTTTCAGTAATtaatgcttctgtgtgtgtgtcccttacTTGGTAGGCCGAGCTGATCAGTAAACAGGCCCAGGAGAAGTTTGACTTGAATGGGAACTTGGCACAGGGGACAGGGCTCCGAGGGCCACCGGGAGAACAGCGCAGTTTTGCCTCAGGACTGGTCTACTCCCTCTGCCTGCTGCAGGCCACTCTGCACAAATATGAACAGTAAGCACTTTAACACGGACGtgtcagaaataaaatatagtaTTACTTCCAGAGAATTGCATATAGGCTCCCAGCAactattgttttatatttataataccTATAATCTTGCTGTGATATTTTAAACCTTATTCAGTAACAATTTGTctgttcttttctctcctctctgctctgactCCAGGGCTCTGAGTACCTGCAGCGTGGAGGTTTTTAAGCGCATGGGCACACTCTACTCTGAAATGAGCTTCCATGAGCGCTCTCTGGATTATTTCATCGACCTGCTGCATAAAGATCAGCTAGATGAGACTGTTCAGGTGGAACCTCTGACTAAGGCCATCAAGTACTATCAGGTAACAAAAGAATGTGGTTAAAGAACTTTCCAGAGTTGTATCCATCTTTTAAACACACTTAATCAAACTACTGAAGGAAGTGTGCAATCCATTTTCTTACCATGATTCTTTAGGATCTTCcaatgttaatgtaaaacaaacatgtaacaaTGCTGAACGTTTGTTTTACAACTTccatcaaataaaaatatatactataaaaCTGTTTATGCATTTTTGGTGCAACCGCCCCATAATCATTTGCTAAACCTAAAGTTTTCCACTGTTTTGTCTTCCAGCAACTGCACAGCGTCCATCTGGCAGATCATACTGAAGACTGCACAGTGCAGCTGGCTGACCACATTAAGGTACGTTATGCTGCTTCAGCAGGGTTTGACTCCTAGTACAGAGTAAACTATTTCAGGAGAATTCCCAACAATGTAGTTGTTTGGAAAGATTATTCATCTTTTAATTggaatactgtacatacttttttttttttcctccaagaataaaagtcataaataaacagaaatgagAGTGTAACGTTAGGGTCTCCTAACATCACTTATCCACACCTTTCACCTCCAGTTTACCCAGGGTGCACTGGACTGCATGGGAGTGGAGGTAGCCCGCCTGCGGGTGTTCCTGGCAGCAGGTCAGGAGAGCTCAGGCCTTAGTGTTCTTCTAAAGGACCTGGACACTTCCTGCTCTGACATCAAACAGTTCTGCAAGAAGATCCGCCGTCGCATGCCTGGAACAGATGTAGTTGGAGCACCCGCTGCTCTTAACTTTGGACAAGAGGTGTGGGATACAGAAACATATAGACGAacttaaaacacacacccatacagTCTAATGATCATTGACTTACTGACGCTCACAGTGAAATGAGTgatctacagtatgtatttgaCTGACATGTTGTGTCCCATCCGGTAGATGTCGGAGTCGCTGACGGAGTGCAGGCGCCAGCTGACCCGTGCTGTGGCTGTTCTGCAGGAGGTGGCTGCAGCTGGAGCGCAGATGGTTGCTCCGCTGGCAGAACAGGAGGGTCTCAACGCTCTCAAACTGGAGGATATCGCCTGCAAGGCCGTAGAGCAGGTAGTTTGACTGTTAATAATCATAATCCTTTTGTCCGATACTCTTGACCCAAACAATGAGACATTTATCACTGACCTTTGTAGTTTCAggtatttctgttttgtttaaattggGAATTAGGTGCGGATGTTCTAAGCATTTTCAAATGCTGTTAGATTCTTGTTAAACTTAACTTAAAAACACTACGTCCtgagttttgttgttttggaacAAGTAGACATGGGTGGCTGGTTTTAGGTGGCAGTTGTATAATCTACACTCCTTTTTCTAAGGTGTATGGCTCTCAAGGCCTGAATG contains:
- the LOC117962088 gene encoding dynactin subunit 1-like isoform X4; its protein translation is MALNRRHSYTPRLTSPLISKMSSTGTVESGKPPKIGSTVEVIGKGQRGTVAYIGATLFASGKWVGVILDEAKGKNDGTVQGKRYFTCEENHGIFVRQSQLLVVENGSGATSPDTPESGIAKIPRHKDIPETPRTTKQTPVNIKKASRESLSHLSGDVSEVALSPHQGALGAPVIPQPGGSPAAVAVLVPPTPSKVEPVISKQEEESMRAQVKDLEEKLETLKMKRTEDKAKLKELEKYKIQLEQLQEWKTKMQEQQADLQKQLKEAKKEAREAQEAKDRYMEEMSDTADAIEMATLDKEMAEERAESLQVEVDTLKEKTEELSMDLEILRHEISEKGSDGAASSYHVKQLEEQNGRLKEALVRMRDLSTSEKQEHVKLQKQMEKKNSELETLRTQKEKLQEDIKQAEATIDELKEQVDAALGSEEMVETLTERNLDLEEKVRELRETVTDLEAINEMNDELQENGRETEMELREQVDLSAAKVREAEKRVEAAQETVADYQQTIRKYRDLTTSLQEANRELISQQNANVEQVQQPPAELFDFKIKFAETKAYAKAIEMELRKMEVAQSNRQVALLTSFMPDSFLRHGGDHDCILVLLLIPRLICKAELISKQAQEKFDLNGNLAQGTGLRGPPGEQRSFASGLVYSLCLLQATLHKYEQALSTCSVEVFKRMGTLYSEMSFHERSLDYFIDLLHKDQLDETVQVEPLTKAIKYYQQLHSVHLADHTEDCTVQLADHIKFTQGALDCMGVEVARLRVFLAAGQESSGLSVLLKDLDTSCSDIKQFCKKIRRRMPGTDVVGAPAALNFGQEMSESLTECRRQLTRAVAVLQEVAAAGAQMVAPLAEQEGLNALKLEDIACKAVEQVYGSQGLNGLESLRQSCTSVIATMNKMATAMQEGEYDADKSQSKPPPVEIRASTVRAEMTDAEGLGVKLEDRETVIKEVKKSLKIKGEELSEANVRLSLLEKKLDTSTKDADERVEKIQTKLDENLALLKKKEKEFEETMDALQADIDQLEAEKAELKLRINNQSKMTIEGLRATPASGIASIVQGSAGAGLTPSLAGQVQVVDSPLLRQQVETQRLGIKHLKNENNRLKAEKMRAQLASLPPLCPPKLPKVSKESSMPPEGLNTGIYRRTDQMLSTLLKLSSEVKVVDISGKTAVSAGAQLLEQTARLQNLSDALDKLKGEVAEHVVSYQPGAKAPSDFATFPVSSFVKAKEEKQGGTVFVGRVAIPCTRGQEQVHRLVLSQQQLQKVHRLLMA
- the LOC117962088 gene encoding dynactin subunit 1-like isoform X6 codes for the protein MALNRRHSYTPRLTSPLISKMSSTGTVESGKPPKIGSTVEVIGKGQRGTVAYIGATLFASGKWVGVILDEAKGKNDGTVQGKRYFTCEENHGIFVRQSQLLVVENGSGATSPDTPESGIAKIPRHKDIPETPRTTKQTPVNIKKASRESLSHLSGDVSEVALSPHQGALGAPVIPQPGGSPAAVAVLVPPTPSKEEESMRAQVKDLEEKLETLKMKRTEDKAKLKELEKYKIQLEQLQEWKTKMQEQQADLQKQLKEAKKEAREAQEAKDRYMEEMSDTADAIEMATLDKEMAEERAESLQVEVDTLKEKTEELSMDLEILRHEISEKGSDGAASSYHVKQLEEQNGRLKEALVRMRDLSTSEKQEHVKLQKQMEKKNSELETLRTQKEKLQEDIKQAEATIDELKEQVDAALGSEEMVETLTERNLDLEEKVRELRETVTDLEAINEMNDELQENGRETEMELREQVDLSAAKVREAEKRVEAAQETVADYQQTIRKYRDLTTSLQEANRELISQQNANVEQVQQPPAELFDFKIKFAETKAYAKAIEMELRKMEVAQSNRQVALLTSFMPDSFLRHGGDHDCILVLLLIPRLICKAELISKQAQEKFDLNGNLAQGTGLRGPPGEQRSFASGLVYSLCLLQATLHKYEQALSTCSVEVFKRMGTLYSEMSFHERSLDYFIDLLHKDQLDETVQVEPLTKAIKYYQQLHSVHLADHTEDCTVQLADHIKFTQGALDCMGVEVARLRVFLAAGQESSGLSVLLKDLDTSCSDIKQFCKKIRRRMPGTDVVGAPAALNFGQEMSESLTECRRQLTRAVAVLQEVAAAGAQMVAPLAEQEGLNALKLEDIACKAVEQVYGSQGLNGLESLRQSCTSVIATMNKMATAMQEGEYDADKSQSKPPPVEIRASTVRAEMTDAEGLGVKLEDRETVIKEVKKSLKIKGEELSEANVRLSLLEKKLDTSTKDADERVEKIQTKLDENLALLKKKEKEFEETMDALQADIDQLEAEKAELKLRINNQSKMTIEGLRATPASGIASIVQGSAGAGLTPSLAGQVQVVDSPLLRQQVETQRLGIKHLKNENNRLKAEKMRAQLASLPPLCPPKLPKVSKESSMPPEGLNTGIYRRTDQMLSTLLKLSSEVKVVDISGKTAVSAGAQLLEQTARLQNLSDALDKLKGEVAEHVVSYQPGAKAPSDFATFPVSSFVKAKEEKQGGTVFVGRVAIPCTRGQEQVHRLVLSQQQLQKVHRLLMA